A single region of the Arthrobacter sp. zg-Y820 genome encodes:
- a CDS encoding cytidine deaminase, whose translation MNESAGTPAGAAPDIDWNQLLDAARAALEHAYVPYSKYPVGAAALTDDGRVISGCNVENASYGLTLCAECSLVSSLRMTGGGRLTAFTCVDGAGEILMPCGRCRQLLYEFRAPGMQLMTVSGIRTMDEVLPDAFGPQHLEGQDRT comes from the coding sequence ATGAATGAATCAGCAGGCACCCCGGCAGGTGCTGCGCCGGACATCGACTGGAACCAACTCCTCGATGCTGCCCGTGCCGCCCTGGAACACGCCTACGTCCCGTACTCGAAGTATCCGGTGGGCGCAGCCGCCCTGACCGACGACGGCCGGGTGATCTCCGGCTGCAACGTCGAAAACGCTTCCTACGGGCTGACGCTGTGCGCTGAATGCTCGCTCGTGAGCTCGCTGCGCATGACCGGAGGCGGCCGCCTCACCGCCTTCACCTGCGTGGACGGCGCCGGGGAAATCCTGATGCCGTGCGGACGCTGCCGGCAGCTGCTCTATGAATTTCGGGCACCGGGCATGCAGTTAATGACAGTAAGCGGCATCCGGACCATGGACGAGGTCCTGCCGGATGCCTTTGGACCGCAGCACTTGGAAGGGCAGGACCGCACATGA
- a CDS encoding DedA family protein, giving the protein MDSVNNFILTSADEPWVYFALFAFCLIDGFFPPVPSESLVVGLSALVATGAGPNLWLVAAAAAGGAFLGDNLAYLMGRRIGTERYRWMRGPRMQRGFVWARKELDKRAVSLILIARFIPIGRVVVNLTAGATGFPRRLFVSLTTMSALVWAAYSVAIGALAGSWFEDNHLLGVVVAIAVAMVLGLVIDRLITKLRGPTPLKTPKDAARPGDAELPAEEAAQRVPNETP; this is encoded by the coding sequence GTGGACAGTGTCAACAATTTCATCCTGACCTCCGCCGATGAGCCGTGGGTTTACTTCGCATTATTCGCGTTCTGCCTGATCGACGGCTTCTTTCCGCCGGTTCCCAGCGAATCCCTGGTAGTGGGACTGTCGGCGCTGGTGGCCACCGGAGCCGGCCCCAACCTGTGGCTGGTGGCAGCGGCAGCGGCCGGCGGAGCCTTTCTGGGCGACAACCTGGCCTACCTGATGGGACGGCGGATCGGCACCGAACGGTACCGCTGGATGCGCGGACCGCGGATGCAGCGAGGCTTCGTGTGGGCCCGCAAGGAACTGGACAAGCGGGCCGTGTCGCTGATCCTGATTGCCCGCTTCATTCCGATCGGACGCGTGGTCGTCAACCTGACCGCCGGCGCCACCGGCTTCCCCCGCCGGTTGTTCGTCAGTCTGACCACCATGTCGGCCTTGGTCTGGGCAGCCTACAGCGTTGCCATCGGCGCGCTTGCCGGTTCCTGGTTCGAGGACAACCATCTCCTGGGCGTCGTGGTCGCGATCGCCGTCGCAATGGTCCTCGGGCTGGTCATTGACCGGCTCATCACCAAGCTTCGCGGCCCCACGCCGCTGAAGACCCCCAAAGACGCAGCGCGCCCCGGAGACGCAGAGCTCCCCGCTGAGGAAGCCGCGCAGCGGGTGCCGAACGAAACGCCCTAG
- a CDS encoding ABC transporter permease gives MSTATIPASAGRHAAAQAIRSWKIPIILGALAILGFILFGLGSPSAEVTFRLTEENAAIQLPNIVVSAPVLGWISSVVLLASAAWSAVLVSRFQHVPVWLIAMFAVFFIAAFLTWSVGSARSPSVAVYGLLAGSFTLAFPLIFGALSGVLCERSGVVNIAIEGQLLFGAFAAAVAGTLSGNAFVGLFAAAVAGVLVSLVLAVFSIKYIVNQVIVGVVLNVLVSGLTGFLFSTVLSTDPAKWNSPPRLPSIRIPFLADIPIIGPILFDQSVIGYLMYIAVAGIYFGLFHTRWGLRTRAVGEHPKAADTLGVNVNRMRFLNVLAAGAVAGVGGAFFTLVSVSSFNRDMTSGQGYIALAALILGRWNPIGALFAALLFGFASNLQSVLSLLGTPVPNQFLAMLPYLVTIFVVAGVVGKSRGPAASGIPYIKG, from the coding sequence ATGAGCACCGCAACCATCCCCGCCTCCGCCGGCAGGCATGCCGCAGCGCAGGCCATCCGCAGCTGGAAGATCCCGATCATCCTGGGCGCCCTGGCCATTCTCGGCTTCATCCTCTTCGGCCTCGGGTCGCCTTCCGCGGAGGTGACGTTCCGCCTCACCGAGGAGAACGCCGCCATCCAGCTTCCCAACATCGTGGTCTCGGCCCCGGTGCTGGGCTGGATCTCCTCCGTGGTCCTGCTGGCCTCGGCCGCCTGGTCCGCCGTCCTGGTCAGCCGGTTCCAGCACGTGCCGGTTTGGCTCATCGCCATGTTCGCGGTCTTCTTTATCGCCGCGTTCCTCACCTGGTCGGTGGGCAGCGCCCGCAGCCCCAGCGTCGCCGTCTACGGACTGCTGGCGGGGTCGTTCACCCTGGCCTTCCCGCTGATCTTCGGCGCGCTCTCCGGCGTGCTGTGTGAACGCTCCGGCGTCGTGAACATCGCGATCGAGGGCCAGCTGCTCTTCGGCGCATTTGCCGCCGCCGTCGCCGGAACGCTCTCCGGCAACGCCTTCGTGGGACTCTTCGCCGCCGCAGTTGCCGGTGTGCTGGTCTCGCTGGTGCTGGCCGTGTTCAGCATCAAGTACATCGTGAACCAGGTCATCGTCGGCGTCGTCCTGAACGTCCTGGTCTCCGGGCTGACCGGCTTCCTCTTCTCCACGGTGCTCAGCACCGACCCCGCGAAGTGGAACTCCCCGCCGCGCCTGCCGTCGATTCGGATTCCGTTCCTGGCGGACATTCCGATCATCGGCCCGATCCTGTTCGACCAGTCGGTGATCGGCTACCTGATGTACATCGCCGTGGCGGGCATCTACTTCGGCCTGTTCCACACCCGGTGGGGACTGCGCACCCGTGCCGTGGGCGAACACCCGAAGGCCGCCGACACCCTCGGCGTGAACGTGAACCGCATGCGGTTCCTGAACGTGCTGGCCGCGGGCGCGGTGGCCGGCGTCGGCGGTGCGTTCTTCACCCTCGTTTCGGTCTCCTCCTTCAACCGGGACATGACGTCCGGGCAGGGCTACATCGCCCTGGCGGCCCTCATCCTGGGCCGGTGGAACCCGATCGGCGCGCTCTTCGCCGCCCTGCTGTTCGGTTTCGCATCGAACCTGCAGTCCGTGCTGAGCCTGCTCGGCACGCCGGTGCCGAACCAGTTCCTGGCCATGCTGCCGTACCTCGTGACCATCTTCGTCGTCGCCGGCGTGGTGGGTAAGTCGCGCGGCCCGGCGGCCAGCGGCATACCGTATATCAAGGGCTGA
- a CDS encoding MazG nucleotide pyrophosphohydrolase domain-containing protein produces the protein MADSAPGTSGDDLGQRFTRLAEVIAVLRERCPWTAALTHESLLEYLIEEAYEVAEAVETGHTGPEDAQELAGELGDVLFQVLLHARLQEESGHFGIGDVVDSLTAKMIRRNPHVFAPDGSVRESTTDDPAEIERAWDDVKKQEKPGRTSPFDGIPAGLPALLLAAKAQDRARRAGIPVPAADPANRPLPPWHGEEELGDHLFAVVRQAQAQGLDAEAALRSAVRRFTAGA, from the coding sequence GTGGCTGATTCGGCCCCCGGCACTTCCGGCGATGACCTCGGCCAGCGGTTCACCCGGCTGGCCGAGGTCATCGCTGTCCTGCGGGAGCGCTGTCCCTGGACGGCCGCGCTCACCCATGAGTCCCTCCTGGAATATCTCATCGAGGAGGCCTACGAGGTGGCCGAGGCCGTGGAAACCGGCCACACCGGGCCGGAAGACGCGCAGGAGCTGGCGGGGGAGCTCGGCGACGTCCTGTTCCAGGTGCTGCTGCACGCCCGGCTTCAGGAAGAATCCGGCCACTTTGGCATCGGCGACGTGGTGGATTCGCTAACGGCCAAAATGATTCGGCGCAATCCGCATGTCTTCGCCCCCGACGGCTCCGTCCGGGAAAGCACCACCGACGATCCAGCCGAAATCGAACGCGCCTGGGACGACGTGAAGAAGCAGGAAAAACCAGGGAGAACCTCACCCTTCGACGGCATCCCCGCCGGGCTTCCGGCCCTCCTGCTGGCCGCGAAAGCCCAGGACCGGGCCCGCCGCGCCGGGATTCCGGTACCTGCAGCGGACCCGGCGAACCGGCCGCTGCCGCCGTGGCACGGTGAGGAAGAGCTGGGAGATCACCTGTTCGCCGTCGTGCGCCAGGCGCAGGCCCAGGGGCTGGATGCCGAAGCCGCGCTGCGGTCCGCGGTCCGCCGTTTCACCGCCGGCGCCTAG
- a CDS encoding septum formation initiator family protein — translation MPTRRPKVPKAGSAGDGAAAETVSGSGGSRPERRRSPAADPDTISATKPVDGARGAGSGAAKRAPAPGAPAKAAAEKTPRAKAAPAKPAPTKAAAGKLSGTKADDAAAKATTAKAAAAGRFRRRSLAQAPAVLSGAGADEVSDDLRPVPAKAFSGRLLVLAMVTLVVTVLLAPSVSTYLHQRSEISALEAEIASEKVTARNLETQLGRWEDPNYIKQQARERIFLVMPGETRYLVKGEHGVENAAQEAQEETEDLQWVDALWDSVKRSAAAQ, via the coding sequence ATGCCCACCCGACGTCCGAAAGTCCCCAAAGCAGGTTCAGCGGGGGACGGCGCCGCGGCCGAGACCGTCTCCGGCTCCGGCGGGAGCCGGCCGGAGCGGCGACGGAGCCCTGCTGCTGATCCGGACACCATCAGTGCCACGAAGCCGGTGGACGGAGCCCGCGGCGCCGGATCGGGTGCCGCGAAACGTGCCCCTGCTCCGGGTGCCCCGGCCAAAGCCGCCGCGGAGAAAACGCCTCGGGCCAAGGCAGCGCCGGCCAAACCTGCTCCCACAAAAGCAGCGGCCGGGAAGCTCTCGGGCACGAAAGCCGACGACGCCGCAGCCAAGGCCACAACCGCGAAGGCGGCCGCTGCCGGCAGGTTCCGGCGGCGGTCCCTGGCACAGGCTCCGGCAGTGTTGTCCGGAGCGGGCGCAGACGAAGTCTCCGATGACCTGCGCCCGGTTCCGGCAAAGGCCTTTTCCGGCCGCCTCCTGGTCCTGGCCATGGTGACCTTGGTCGTAACGGTGCTGCTGGCACCGTCGGTGAGCACTTATCTGCATCAGCGCTCGGAAATTTCCGCGCTGGAGGCGGAAATCGCCAGTGAGAAGGTGACGGCCCGCAACCTGGAAACGCAGCTGGGCCGCTGGGAGGACCCCAACTACATAAAGCAGCAGGCCCGGGAACGCATCTTCCTGGTGATGCCGGGGGAGACCCGCTACCTCGTCAAGGGGGAGCACGGAGTGGAAAACGCCGCGCAGGAGGCGCAGGAGGAAACGGAAGACCTGCAGTGGGTCGACGCCCTCTGGGACTCCGTGAAGCGGTCGGCTGCGGCGCAGTAG
- a CDS encoding DUF501 domain-containing protein, translating to MTQQQLTPTSEDLETLSRQLGRPARDVVEIGARCVCGNPLVATTAPRLSNGIPFPTTYYLAHPVITAAVSRLEAAGVMNEMTERLEQDPELAARYRAAHEAYLQVRNDIGARTGVGPVPEIDGVSAGGMPTRVKCLHVLVGHSLAAGPGVNPLGDEALDRISPWWTRDRCYCEGAWDTASAVPSRDLSRHTKTQGLSAEELDAKRAARRESAKAEANTADAADTDQQGDEVPDQSEVQNQSAASTVRVAAVDCGTNSIRLLIADVAQDGPPRLTDVVRLMRVNRLGQGVDATGRLAPEALERTFEAADEYAALIREHGAERIRFVATSASRDAENRAEFVDGIRERLGVEPEVISGDEEAALSFAGATSVLGGSNGSKTLVVDLGGGSTEFVLGTSEGVLAAKSTDMGCVRYTERHLTSNPPTEAQIALARGDVLDMIAQVLTTVPLAEADRLVGVAGTITTVTAHALHLPEYSPSAIHGTELDTARIDHAASELLHMDRDARAALPYMHPGRVDVIGAGALIWQTIVDRVAELTDGAVSSAVTSEHDILDGIALSVAR from the coding sequence ATGACCCAGCAGCAGCTCACCCCCACCTCCGAAGACTTGGAGACACTGAGCCGTCAGCTCGGCAGGCCGGCGCGCGACGTCGTGGAAATCGGCGCGCGCTGCGTCTGCGGCAACCCCCTCGTGGCCACCACGGCACCGCGCCTCAGCAACGGCATTCCCTTTCCCACCACCTACTATTTGGCGCACCCGGTCATCACTGCCGCAGTCTCCCGGCTCGAAGCCGCCGGCGTCATGAACGAAATGACCGAGCGGCTGGAACAGGACCCCGAGCTCGCCGCCCGTTACCGGGCAGCGCACGAGGCGTACCTTCAGGTGCGGAACGACATCGGTGCCCGCACCGGCGTCGGCCCCGTTCCCGAGATCGACGGCGTCTCCGCCGGCGGGATGCCCACCCGGGTGAAGTGCCTCCACGTCCTCGTGGGCCACTCTCTGGCCGCAGGTCCCGGAGTCAACCCGCTGGGTGATGAAGCCCTGGACCGCATTTCCCCCTGGTGGACCCGCGATCGCTGTTACTGTGAGGGCGCGTGGGACACCGCAAGTGCGGTGCCGAGCCGTGATCTGAGCCGGCACACCAAAACCCAGGGTCTCTCCGCGGAGGAGCTGGACGCCAAGCGCGCCGCCCGCCGCGAGTCCGCCAAAGCCGAGGCCAACACCGCTGACGCGGCCGACACCGACCAGCAGGGGGACGAAGTGCCGGACCAGAGTGAAGTGCAGAACCAGAGTGCTGCTTCAACGGTGCGGGTTGCCGCCGTCGACTGCGGCACCAACTCCATCCGCCTGCTGATTGCCGACGTGGCGCAGGACGGCCCGCCCCGGCTGACCGACGTCGTCCGCCTGATGCGGGTCAACCGGCTCGGACAGGGTGTGGACGCCACCGGCCGCCTGGCCCCCGAGGCCTTGGAACGGACCTTCGAGGCCGCCGACGAGTACGCCGCCCTGATCCGGGAGCACGGAGCCGAGCGGATCCGCTTCGTCGCCACCTCGGCCAGCCGCGACGCCGAAAACCGCGCCGAGTTCGTTGACGGCATCCGGGAGCGGCTGGGCGTTGAGCCCGAAGTCATCAGCGGCGACGAAGAGGCAGCGCTGTCCTTCGCCGGAGCCACCAGCGTCCTGGGCGGAAGCAACGGCTCCAAGACCCTGGTGGTGGACCTCGGCGGCGGCAGCACCGAGTTTGTGCTGGGCACCTCCGAGGGCGTACTGGCGGCCAAGAGCACCGACATGGGCTGCGTCCGGTACACCGAACGGCACCTCACCTCCAATCCGCCAACCGAGGCGCAGATCGCCCTTGCCCGCGGTGACGTCCTGGACATGATCGCGCAGGTTCTGACCACTGTGCCGCTGGCCGAAGCCGACCGCCTGGTGGGCGTGGCCGGGACGATCACCACGGTGACGGCCCACGCCCTGCACCTGCCCGAGTACTCACCCAGTGCCATCCACGGCACCGAGCTCGACACCGCCCGGATAGACCACGCCGCTTCGGAGCTGCTGCACATGGACCGGGATGCCCGTGCGGCACTGCCGTACATGCATCCGGGCCGCGTGGACGTGATCGGCGCCGGTGCGCTGATTTGGCAGACGATCGTGGACCGGGTCGCGGAACTCACCGACGGGGCGGTCTCCTCCGCAGTGACCAGCGAGCACGACATCCTGGACGGCATAGCTCTGAGCGTAGCGCGGTGA
- the eno gene encoding phosphopyruvate hydratase, which yields MAIIDAIHAREILDSRGNPTIEVEVLLDDDTFGRAAVPSGASTGAFEANERRDGEKTRYQGKGVLQAVEAVIEQIQPALLGFDAADQRAIDQAMIDLDGTENKSNLGANAMLGVSLAVARAAAESAALPLYRYLGGPNAHVLPVPLMNILNGGSHADSDVDIQEFMIVPLGAQTYSEGLRWGVEVYHNLKAVLKEKGLSTGLGDEGGFAPNLPSNRAALDLILEAITRAGYTPGADIALALDVAASEFYKDGSYLFEGTNRSAAEMSAYYEELVRDYPLVSIEDPLDEEDWDGWKTLTASIGDKVQIVGDDLFVTNPVRLETGIKNNAANSLLVKVNQIGTLSETLDAITMAQRAGYTTITSHRSGETEDTTIADICVATNAGQIKTGAPARSERVAKYNQLLRIEEELDDAARYAGRSAFPRFTAE from the coding sequence ATGGCAATCATCGATGCCATTCACGCCCGCGAAATCCTGGATTCCCGTGGAAACCCCACCATTGAGGTGGAGGTTCTGCTTGATGATGACACGTTCGGCCGCGCCGCGGTCCCCTCCGGCGCCTCGACCGGCGCCTTCGAAGCCAACGAACGCCGCGACGGCGAAAAGACCCGCTACCAGGGCAAGGGCGTGCTGCAGGCCGTTGAAGCGGTCATCGAGCAGATCCAGCCGGCCCTGCTGGGCTTCGACGCCGCCGACCAGCGTGCCATCGACCAGGCGATGATTGACCTGGACGGAACCGAGAACAAGTCCAACCTGGGCGCCAACGCCATGCTGGGCGTCTCCCTGGCCGTGGCACGCGCCGCCGCCGAATCAGCGGCGCTGCCGCTGTACCGCTACCTCGGCGGACCCAACGCGCACGTCCTGCCGGTCCCGCTGATGAACATCCTCAACGGCGGTTCGCACGCCGACTCCGACGTCGACATCCAGGAGTTCATGATTGTTCCCCTGGGCGCACAGACCTACTCCGAGGGCCTGCGCTGGGGAGTTGAGGTCTACCACAACCTCAAGGCCGTCCTGAAGGAAAAGGGCCTGTCCACCGGACTCGGCGACGAGGGCGGTTTCGCCCCGAACCTGCCGTCCAACCGTGCCGCCCTGGACCTGATCCTCGAGGCCATCACGCGTGCCGGCTACACCCCCGGCGCCGACATCGCCCTCGCCCTGGACGTTGCCGCCTCCGAGTTCTACAAGGACGGCTCCTACCTGTTCGAAGGCACCAACCGCTCCGCTGCGGAAATGTCCGCGTACTACGAGGAACTGGTCCGGGACTACCCGCTGGTTTCCATCGAGGACCCGCTGGATGAGGAAGACTGGGACGGCTGGAAGACGCTGACCGCGTCCATCGGCGACAAGGTGCAGATCGTGGGTGACGACCTGTTCGTCACCAACCCGGTCCGCCTCGAGACCGGCATCAAGAACAACGCCGCGAACTCCCTGCTGGTCAAGGTCAACCAGATCGGCACCCTGTCCGAAACCCTGGATGCCATCACCATGGCCCAGCGCGCCGGCTACACCACCATCACCTCGCACCGCTCCGGCGAAACCGAGGACACCACCATCGCCGACATCTGCGTGGCCACCAACGCCGGCCAGATCAAGACCGGCGCCCCGGCCCGCTCCGAGCGCGTAGCGAAGTACAACCAGCTGCTGCGCATCGAGGAAGAGCTCGACGACGCCGCACGTTACGCAGGACGCAGCGCGTTCCCGCGTTTCACGGCAGAGTAA
- a CDS encoding S8 family serine peptidase — protein sequence MTDPSAVPGLPRRRIHAVLLAALLALTLLPAAPASADEWRDKQYWLADSGFDEAWKVSQGAGVKVAVIDTGIDPTHPDLAGAVTGGTDVSGAGDPAGSRGLGNNPSHGTLVATLLAGRGHAPDVAPDPSPTSRTKETAKPPAPAKSEGIIGVAPKAELLAVSAWIGPDNPAGIPIEDQIPDAIRWAVDNGAQVINMSLGSSSTSWPESWDSAFLYAEQQDVVVVVAAGNRSVGMVQVGAPATIPGVLTVAGVDRNGEASRYSSSEGISIGVAAPAENLVGGLPGEAIRYADWSGTSGAAPLVAGTAALIRSAYPDLSAADVINRIISTTREAGAPGQDTLYGYGILDAGAALTADVPSVAANPLGNIADWIRIHRRDASTAPASDAPVAVEPQEPDLPEPTVPVALPPDRGFDPLPAALVLGFGGLLLGVTAAGTAAVVRARRRTGDDTGQDAVAEDTETGQLKHSNLS from the coding sequence GTGACGGATCCGTCGGCGGTTCCCGGGCTGCCACGGAGAAGGATCCACGCGGTCCTGCTGGCGGCGCTGCTCGCGCTGACCCTGCTTCCGGCTGCCCCGGCCTCCGCCGACGAATGGCGCGACAAGCAGTACTGGCTCGCTGACTCCGGGTTCGACGAGGCTTGGAAGGTGAGCCAGGGCGCAGGCGTCAAGGTCGCGGTGATCGATACCGGAATCGATCCCACCCATCCGGATCTGGCGGGAGCCGTCACCGGCGGCACCGACGTCTCCGGTGCCGGGGACCCGGCCGGCAGCCGGGGACTGGGCAACAACCCGTCCCACGGCACCCTGGTGGCGACACTGCTGGCAGGGCGCGGCCACGCCCCTGACGTTGCGCCGGACCCGAGCCCGACGAGCAGGACTAAAGAGACGGCCAAGCCCCCGGCGCCCGCCAAATCCGAGGGCATCATCGGCGTGGCACCCAAAGCCGAGCTGCTGGCGGTCTCCGCCTGGATCGGACCCGACAACCCGGCCGGCATCCCCATCGAGGACCAGATACCGGACGCCATCCGGTGGGCCGTGGACAACGGAGCCCAGGTAATCAACATGTCGCTGGGCAGCTCCTCCACATCCTGGCCGGAGAGCTGGGACTCAGCCTTCCTGTACGCCGAGCAGCAGGACGTTGTGGTCGTGGTCGCCGCCGGCAACCGCAGCGTCGGCATGGTGCAAGTGGGAGCCCCGGCCACCATCCCCGGTGTGCTGACCGTGGCCGGTGTCGACCGGAACGGTGAAGCGAGCCGGTATTCCTCCTCCGAAGGAATCAGCATCGGCGTTGCCGCCCCGGCGGAAAACCTGGTGGGGGGCCTGCCCGGCGAGGCGATCCGGTACGCGGACTGGAGCGGAACTTCCGGCGCTGCGCCCCTGGTAGCGGGAACCGCGGCCCTGATCCGATCCGCCTATCCCGACCTCAGCGCCGCAGACGTCATTAACCGGATCATCAGCACCACCCGCGAGGCCGGCGCGCCGGGACAGGACACCCTGTACGGCTACGGCATCCTGGATGCCGGCGCGGCCCTGACCGCCGATGTTCCCTCCGTCGCGGCGAACCCGCTGGGCAACATTGCGGACTGGATCCGGATCCACCGCCGCGATGCCTCCACAGCGCCGGCCTCCGATGCTCCGGTTGCCGTCGAGCCGCAGGAACCGGACCTGCCGGAGCCCACGGTTCCGGTGGCGCTGCCGCCGGACAGGGGGTTCGATCCGCTGCCCGCAGCGCTGGTCCTGGGCTTCGGCGGACTGCTGCTGGGAGTCACCGCCGCAGGCACTGCAGCGGTGGTTCGCGCGCGTCGCCGGACGGGGGACGACACGGGGCAAGATGCTGTTGCCGAGGACACCGAAACCGGTCAGCTGAAACACTCCAATCTCTCGTGA
- a CDS encoding thymidine phosphorylase: protein MSSEKFDAVDIIGIKRDRGTLSPEQIDWTIDAYTRGAIADEQMAALNMAILLNGMSRQEISRWTTAMINSGVRMDFSSLGKATTDKHSTGGVGDKITLPLAPLVAVFGVAVPQLSGRGLGHTGGTLDKLEAIPGWRANLSTEEIMAQLADVGAVICAAGTGLAPADKKLYALRDVTGTVEAIPLIASSIMSKKIAEGTGSLVLDVKVGSGAFMKNEANARELAETMVALGQDAGVNTVALLTNMSTPLGLTAGNAIEVEESVEVLAGGGPADVVELTIRLAEEMLAAAGIPDADPAAALRDGRAMDVWRRMISAQGGDPAAALPQARESETILAPADGVLMELDALSVGVAAWRLGAGRARKEDVVQAGAGVRLHAKPGATVRAGQPLMTLLTDTPEKFDRAREALENAVVIAPEGSRPAQKLIIDRIG from the coding sequence ATGAGCAGCGAAAAGTTTGACGCCGTGGACATCATCGGGATCAAGCGGGACCGGGGAACCCTGTCCCCGGAGCAGATCGACTGGACGATCGACGCCTACACCCGCGGGGCGATAGCCGACGAGCAGATGGCAGCGCTGAACATGGCAATCCTGCTCAACGGCATGAGCCGGCAGGAAATCTCCCGCTGGACCACCGCCATGATCAATTCGGGCGTCCGGATGGACTTCTCCTCGCTGGGGAAAGCCACCACTGACAAGCACTCCACCGGTGGGGTGGGGGACAAGATCACCCTGCCGCTGGCACCCCTGGTCGCCGTGTTCGGCGTCGCCGTGCCGCAGCTCTCCGGCCGCGGCCTCGGCCACACCGGCGGCACCCTGGACAAGCTGGAGGCCATCCCGGGATGGCGGGCCAACCTGTCCACCGAGGAAATCATGGCCCAGCTGGCCGACGTCGGCGCCGTCATCTGCGCCGCCGGCACCGGACTGGCTCCGGCGGACAAGAAGCTGTACGCGCTGCGCGACGTGACCGGAACGGTGGAGGCCATTCCGCTGATCGCCTCCTCCATCATGAGCAAGAAGATCGCCGAGGGCACCGGATCACTGGTGCTCGACGTGAAGGTGGGCTCCGGGGCGTTCATGAAGAATGAAGCCAACGCCCGTGAACTGGCCGAAACCATGGTGGCACTCGGACAGGACGCCGGAGTGAACACCGTGGCGCTGCTGACCAACATGTCCACCCCGCTGGGCCTGACCGCAGGCAATGCCATCGAGGTGGAGGAATCAGTGGAGGTCCTGGCCGGCGGCGGTCCGGCCGACGTCGTCGAACTGACGATCCGGCTGGCCGAGGAAATGCTCGCCGCGGCCGGCATCCCGGATGCCGACCCGGCGGCTGCCCTGCGGGACGGCCGGGCCATGGACGTCTGGCGGCGCATGATTTCCGCCCAGGGCGGGGACCCGGCGGCTGCGCTGCCGCAGGCGCGGGAATCGGAAACCATCCTGGCGCCCGCCGACGGCGTCCTGATGGAGCTGGACGCCCTGTCCGTGGGCGTGGCTGCCTGGCGGCTGGGAGCAGGACGTGCCCGCAAGGAGGATGTGGTGCAGGCCGGCGCCGGCGTCCGCCTGCATGCCAAGCCCGGAGCCACCGTCCGGGCCGGCCAGCCGCTGATGACCCTGCTTACCGATACACCGGAGAAGTTCGACCGGGCCCGCGAGGCGCTGGAAAACGCCGTCGTCATTGCTCCCGAAGGATCCCGCCCCGCGCAGAAGCTGATCATCGACCGCATCGGCTAG
- a CDS encoding adenosine deaminase has translation MTEPILLPASDPHLDIRSLPKVSLHDHLDGGLRPATIIELAAEVGHELPSTDPVALGEWFRESADSGSLPRYLETFDHTIAVMQTREGLSRVAREFVEDLADDGVVYAEIRWAPEQHLQGGLSLDEAVEAVQEGLDAGVDAVEAGGRLIQVGQLITAMRHADRAMEIAELAVRHRHNGASGFDIAGAEDGFPASRFSEAFTYLAENQFPVTVHAGEAAGVDSIRDALVHGRALRLGHGVRIAEDINVEFDNEDAEDSPAGAGDDSAVGMVTIGQVAGWVRDRGIPLEICPSSNLQTGAIASFGGDIESHPIDLLYQTGFQVTVNTDNRLMSGVTLTGEFELLADTFNYDLDDILELTMNAVDAAFLPLEERDALAAYVTEGFNQLRG, from the coding sequence GTGACTGAGCCTATTTTGCTTCCCGCCTCTGACCCGCACCTCGACATCCGCAGCCTGCCCAAGGTCTCGCTGCACGACCACCTCGACGGCGGCCTGCGCCCTGCCACCATCATCGAACTTGCCGCGGAGGTTGGCCACGAGCTTCCCTCCACGGACCCGGTTGCACTCGGTGAGTGGTTCCGCGAGTCCGCGGATTCAGGTTCGCTGCCGCGCTATCTGGAAACCTTTGACCACACCATTGCCGTGATGCAGACCCGCGAAGGCCTGTCCCGGGTGGCACGCGAGTTCGTGGAGGATCTGGCCGACGACGGCGTTGTCTACGCCGAGATCCGCTGGGCACCCGAGCAGCACCTGCAGGGCGGCCTGAGCCTGGACGAAGCCGTGGAAGCCGTCCAGGAGGGCCTGGACGCCGGTGTGGACGCCGTGGAAGCGGGCGGCCGCCTGATCCAGGTGGGGCAGCTCATCACGGCCATGCGCCACGCCGACCGTGCCATGGAAATCGCAGAGCTGGCCGTCCGGCACCGCCACAACGGTGCCTCCGGCTTTGACATCGCCGGCGCGGAAGACGGCTTTCCGGCCTCGCGTTTCAGCGAGGCATTCACCTACTTGGCCGAAAACCAGTTCCCGGTCACCGTGCACGCCGGCGAAGCCGCCGGAGTGGACAGCATCCGGGACGCACTGGTCCACGGCCGGGCGCTGCGCCTGGGTCACGGCGTGCGCATCGCCGAGGACATCAATGTTGAGTTCGACAACGAGGACGCCGAAGACAGTCCGGCCGGTGCCGGGGACGACAGCGCCGTGGGCATGGTGACCATCGGCCAGGTGGCCGGATGGGTCCGGGACCGCGGCATTCCGCTGGAAATCTGCCCCTCGTCCAACCTGCAGACCGGTGCCATCGCCTCCTTCGGCGGGGACATCGAATCCCATCCGATCGACCTGCTCTACCAGACCGGTTTCCAGGTCACGGTGAACACCGACAACCGGCTGATGAGCGGTGTTACGCTCACCGGCGAGTTCGAACTGCTCGCGGACACCTTCAACTATGACCTCGACGACATCCTCGAACTCACCATGAACGCGGTCGACGCCGCGTTCCTGCCACTGGAGGAGCGCGACGCCCTGGCCGCCTACGTCACTGAAGGCTTCAACCAGCTCCGTGGCTGA